One Halocalculus aciditolerans DNA segment encodes these proteins:
- a CDS encoding DUF7289 family protein, whose product MRERERGVSEVVSFVIVFSLIILAVGTTYVAGLSGIQDARENEQVTNAQRAFDVLADNVDDLVDSGAPSRATSLKLTEASIGYGDPVTVNLTAGPDANVSYETRPLVYRANGGGEIVYVNGAVIRSESGGSVMTNPPEVLFGDRTLATLIVAQPNGRQSVGGSTQVLVRTTRTNRTVTTYDTGGSVTMNVTTPRPTAWRNAIESRPETQSCTVTDRDATAPEVTVSCTVETDSLVVRVVTLDVTLTS is encoded by the coding sequence ATGCGTGAACGCGAACGCGGCGTGAGCGAAGTCGTCTCGTTCGTCATCGTCTTCTCGCTCATCATCCTCGCCGTCGGCACGACGTACGTCGCGGGGCTGAGCGGGATTCAGGACGCGCGCGAGAACGAGCAGGTGACGAACGCACAGCGGGCGTTCGACGTGCTCGCCGACAACGTCGACGACCTCGTCGACTCGGGCGCGCCGTCGCGCGCGACCTCCCTCAAGCTGACCGAGGCGAGCATCGGATACGGCGACCCCGTCACCGTCAACCTCACCGCCGGCCCGGACGCGAACGTCAGCTACGAGACGCGGCCGCTCGTCTATCGAGCGAACGGCGGTGGCGAAATCGTCTACGTCAACGGGGCCGTCATCCGGAGCGAGTCCGGCGGGTCGGTGATGACGAATCCGCCCGAAGTCCTCTTCGGCGACCGGACGCTCGCCACGCTCATCGTCGCGCAGCCGAACGGCCGTCAGTCGGTCGGCGGGTCGACGCAGGTTCTCGTCCGGACGACGCGCACGAACCGGACTGTCACCACCTACGACACGGGCGGGAGCGTCACGATGAACGTCACGACGCCGCGACCGACCGCGTGGCGGAACGCCATCGAGAGCCGACCGGAAACCCAATCCTGCACCGTCACTGACCGCGACGCGACCGCGCCCGAAGTCACCGTCTCCTGCACGGTCGAGACCGACTCGCTCGTGGTCCGCGTCGTCACACTCGACGTCACCCTCACGTCCTGA
- a CDS encoding DUF7288 family protein, with product MTRGQAHTLEGVAAALLVVMSVLFAIQMTAVTPLTGSTANQHIENQEEAVARGVLAVTAENDSLRPAVLRWDTETNRFPNTSRGEPYYGSNSSSTELEDTLKATFSGNGIAFNVNFYYVTPSGERRQERFYYTGAPTSNAVTASRSVTLYDDDRLYDDGWTAATVSSARYFAPDAAPNSHLYNVVDVEVVVWRM from the coding sequence GTGACGCGCGGGCAGGCTCACACGCTCGAAGGCGTCGCCGCGGCGCTCCTCGTCGTCATGAGCGTTCTCTTCGCCATCCAGATGACCGCAGTGACGCCCCTGACGGGGAGCACGGCGAATCAGCACATCGAGAACCAGGAGGAAGCGGTGGCGCGCGGCGTGCTCGCCGTCACGGCCGAGAACGACTCGCTCCGCCCGGCCGTGCTCCGCTGGGACACGGAGACGAACCGCTTCCCGAACACCAGCCGCGGCGAGCCGTACTACGGGTCGAACTCGTCGTCGACGGAGCTGGAGGACACGCTCAAAGCGACGTTCTCCGGGAACGGTATCGCGTTCAACGTGAACTTCTACTACGTCACGCCGAGCGGCGAGCGCCGTCAGGAGCGGTTCTACTACACCGGCGCGCCGACGAGTAACGCGGTGACCGCGTCGCGGTCGGTGACGCTCTACGACGACGACCGGCTCTACGACGACGGATGGACGGCCGCGACGGTGAGTTCCGCGCGGTACTTCGCGCCGGACGCCGCGCCGAACAGCCACCTCTACAACGTCGTGGACGTGGAGGTGGTCGTGTGGCGGATGTGA
- a CDS encoding redoxin domain-containing protein → MVRTGDAAPDFTAPLADGDVSPFTLSENLDDAPLVLAFFPGAFTGTCTTEMCTFQDQLAGFEDVGATVYGVSVDLPFAQNAFRSAEGLTFGLLSDHEKELVDAYDVRMDFDGLGVHGVAKRSVFVIDADGDVTYDWVSDDPSVEPDYEEVADAAREAAE, encoded by the coding sequence ATGGTACGCACCGGGGATGCCGCGCCGGATTTCACCGCACCGCTCGCCGACGGGGACGTGTCGCCGTTCACGCTCTCGGAGAACCTCGACGACGCGCCGCTCGTGCTCGCGTTCTTCCCGGGGGCGTTCACGGGAACGTGTACGACGGAGATGTGTACGTTCCAGGACCAGCTCGCGGGCTTCGAGGACGTCGGCGCGACGGTCTACGGGGTGAGCGTCGACCTGCCGTTCGCGCAGAACGCGTTCCGGAGCGCGGAGGGGTTGACGTTCGGACTGCTGAGCGACCACGAGAAGGAACTCGTCGACGCCTACGACGTGCGGATGGACTTCGACGGCCTCGGAGTCCACGGCGTGGCGAAGCGCTCGGTGTTCGTCATCGACGCCGACGGCGACGTCACCTACGACTGGGTGAGCGACGACCCGAGCGTCGAGCCGGACTACGAGGAAGTCGCGGACGCGGCGCGCGAAGCGGCCGAATAA
- the proC gene encoding pyrroline-5-carboxylate reductase, producing MGGALVEGLSRADAYDVTAIDLDDAALESVADFAAETTTDIGVTRETPLVVVAVKPDAVPAVLDDLDLRGDQTLVTVAAGVPRAFVAERTDARVVRVMPNLAAANGNMAAAAVEEGSTDEVRDLLDAVGEFVEVEESEMDVATAVNGSGPAFAFHLIDAVKQAGVEGGLDPEQAEVLAAQTFKGAAETVLRDGRSVDELVDAVCSPNGTTIEGMEVLWESDADDAVEDAVSAAAERSRELAEDYDE from the coding sequence ATGGGGGGTGCGCTCGTCGAGGGGCTCTCCCGGGCCGACGCGTACGACGTGACGGCCATCGACCTCGACGACGCCGCTCTCGAATCAGTGGCGGACTTCGCGGCTGAGACCACGACGGACATCGGCGTGACGCGGGAGACGCCGCTCGTCGTCGTCGCGGTGAAGCCGGACGCGGTTCCGGCCGTGCTCGACGACCTCGACCTCAGGGGCGACCAGACGCTCGTCACGGTCGCGGCGGGCGTCCCGCGGGCGTTCGTCGCCGAGCGAACGGACGCGCGCGTGGTTCGCGTAATGCCGAACCTCGCCGCCGCGAACGGGAACATGGCGGCCGCCGCGGTCGAAGAGGGGTCGACGGACGAAGTGCGCGACCTCCTCGACGCCGTCGGCGAGTTCGTCGAAGTCGAAGAGTCGGAGATGGACGTCGCGACGGCCGTGAACGGGAGCGGCCCGGCGTTCGCCTTCCACCTCATCGACGCCGTGAAGCAGGCGGGCGTCGAGGGCGGCCTCGACCCCGAGCAGGCGGAAGTGCTCGCCGCACAGACGTTCAAGGGCGCGGCGGAGACGGTGCTGCGAGACGGCCGGAGCGTCGACGAGCTCGTGGACGCGGTCTGCTCGCCGAACGGCACGACTATCGAGGGGATGGAGGTGCTCTGGGAGAGCGACGCCGACGACGCCGTCGAAGACGCCGTGTCGGCGGCCGCCGAGCGCTCGCGCGAACTCGCGGAGGACTACGATGAGTGA
- a CDS encoding DUF7266 family protein → MADVTRTPDRRAVSTTVGYVLNLAVALLLVTGLLTAAGTFVEDQRQLATQDELGVVGERFTAGLATADRLATTGDSGHVDLRLPTTVAGHPYQIRVFANHTVVLATDTADISVTTTYPDAIDGLSGTVDGGTVRISFDASGVEVTNA, encoded by the coding sequence GTGGCGGATGTGACCCGAACCCCGGACCGCCGCGCGGTCTCGACGACCGTCGGCTACGTCCTCAACCTCGCCGTCGCGCTCCTCCTCGTCACCGGCCTCCTCACGGCCGCGGGAACGTTCGTCGAGGACCAACGGCAGCTCGCGACGCAGGACGAACTCGGCGTCGTCGGCGAGCGGTTCACCGCCGGGCTCGCCACCGCCGACCGCCTCGCGACCACGGGGGACAGCGGTCACGTCGACCTCCGCCTCCCCACCACGGTCGCCGGCCATCCCTACCAGATACGGGTGTTCGCGAACCACACCGTCGTCCTCGCCACGGACACCGCCGACATCTCCGTGACGACGACGTACCCCGACGCCATCGACGGGCTGTCCGGAACCGTCGACGGCGGCACGGTGCGAATCAGCTTCGACGCGAGCGGCGTGGAGGTCACGAATGCGTGA
- a CDS encoding DUF7522 family protein: protein MRESHRELHQFVTEHAGDAYRSMFSYEEDDWSALYIRNDVATERLRDTVADIIERTREARALVREEDYEELGEKTATTEVHESGVILHFPQGDQRGIIISLDREAARRLTAFVSQCATIIHSPATSTFEAQLTTD from the coding sequence GTGAGAGAATCCCATAGGGAGTTACATCAGTTCGTCACGGAGCACGCGGGCGACGCGTATCGGTCGATGTTCTCCTACGAAGAAGACGACTGGAGCGCCCTCTACATCCGGAATGACGTAGCGACTGAACGCCTGCGAGACACGGTGGCGGACATAATCGAGCGAACGCGGGAGGCGCGGGCACTCGTGAGAGAGGAGGATTACGAGGAGCTTGGGGAGAAAACCGCGACGACCGAAGTCCACGAGTCAGGCGTCATCCTCCACTTCCCGCAAGGAGACCAGCGAGGAATCATCATCTCGCTCGACCGGGAAGCGGCACGACGACTGACGGCTTTCGTAAGCCAATGCGCCACCATCATTCACTCACCCGCCACGTCAACCTTTGAGGCCCAACTAACGACGGATTAG
- a CDS encoding creatininase family protein, with amino-acid sequence MVSQYPTRLAACSWTDVESALEDGVDTVVVAVGAIEQHGPHLPLSVDATIGDALAERLAEELGDAFAAPTIRPGCSGHHMEFPGTITVPAETLMDLIRAYCRSLDDHGFAHVVLVPTHGGNFAPVNTVAPEIARDVDANVVALADLHEYMDLQNEGLADADVDYGEPVVHAGAIETAMLLAIDDGLVDRDRLERGVEGEISTARLLSEGFEAITESGVLGDPREATRDAGDAILDRITAAYADRVEAARDAV; translated from the coding sequence ATGGTTTCTCAGTATCCCACGCGCTTAGCGGCGTGTTCCTGGACGGACGTCGAATCGGCGCTCGAAGACGGCGTGGACACGGTCGTCGTCGCGGTCGGCGCAATCGAACAACACGGGCCGCACCTCCCGCTCTCCGTCGACGCGACCATCGGGGACGCGCTCGCCGAGCGGCTCGCCGAGGAGTTGGGCGACGCGTTCGCCGCGCCGACGATTCGCCCCGGCTGCTCCGGCCACCACATGGAGTTCCCCGGGACGATTACGGTTCCGGCGGAGACGCTCATGGACCTCATACGGGCGTACTGCCGCTCGCTCGACGACCACGGGTTCGCGCACGTCGTCCTCGTGCCGACGCACGGCGGGAACTTCGCGCCGGTGAACACCGTCGCGCCCGAAATCGCACGCGACGTCGACGCGAACGTCGTCGCTCTCGCCGACCTCCACGAGTACATGGACCTCCAGAACGAGGGGCTCGCGGACGCGGACGTCGACTACGGAGAACCCGTCGTGCACGCCGGCGCGATCGAGACCGCGATGCTCCTCGCTATCGACGACGGCCTCGTCGACCGCGACCGCCTCGAACGCGGCGTGGAAGGCGAGATTTCGACGGCCCGCCTCCTGAGCGAGGGGTTCGAAGCGATCACGGAGTCGGGCGTGCTCGGCGACCCGCGGGAGGCGACGCGGGACGCCGGCGACGCCATCCTCGACCGAATCACGGCCGCCTACGCCGATCGCGTCGAAGCCGCGAGAGACGCCGTCTGA
- a CDS encoding class I SAM-dependent methyltransferase yields MGGDSVREAWSERSGEYSPDYYAYYGPDEVSEAVLDALDESVGRGASVLELGCSSGRHLAHLHENGYESVAGVDINADAFDVMADAYPDLAEDGEFHVGAIEDVVAEFEDGAFDAVYSVETLQHIHRDDEWVFEEIARVAGDALVTVEIEETESAAPTDESGDTTDSGVTYVDDGIPLYCRNWRDVFTVYGFEEAASRALDRDVLRVFRATN; encoded by the coding sequence ATGGGCGGCGATTCGGTGCGGGAGGCGTGGTCGGAGCGGTCGGGGGAGTACTCGCCGGATTACTACGCGTACTACGGACCGGACGAGGTGAGCGAAGCCGTGCTGGACGCGCTGGACGAGTCGGTGGGGCGGGGCGCGTCGGTCCTCGAACTCGGGTGTAGTTCGGGGCGACACCTCGCGCACCTCCACGAGAACGGCTACGAGTCGGTCGCGGGCGTGGACATCAACGCGGACGCGTTCGACGTGATGGCGGACGCCTACCCGGACCTCGCGGAGGACGGCGAGTTCCACGTCGGCGCGATTGAGGACGTCGTCGCCGAGTTCGAAGACGGCGCGTTCGACGCGGTCTACTCGGTCGAGACCCTCCAGCACATCCACCGCGACGACGAGTGGGTGTTCGAGGAGATCGCGCGCGTCGCCGGTGACGCGCTCGTGACGGTCGAGATAGAGGAGACGGAATCCGCCGCACCGACCGACGAATCGGGAGATACGACCGACTCGGGCGTGACGTACGTCGACGACGGCATCCCGCTCTACTGTCGGAACTGGCGGGACGTCTTCACGGTGTACGGCTTCGAAGAGGCGGCATCGCGGGCGCTCGACCGCGACGTGCTGCGCGTGTTCCGCGCGACCAACTGA
- a CDS encoding glutamate-5-semialdehyde dehydrogenase, which translates to MRESEHGESETRRQVDAAARAALDLANVDEAARNDALRSIAAALREHTDEILDANREDVAAAEERLEQGEYPAALVDRLRLDAGKVEDIAEMVESVAEQDDPLGDTLDARELDDGLDLYKVSVPIGVVATVFESRPDALVQIAALAAKSGNAVILKGGSEASESNRVLYDLIREATSDLPGGWAQLVEAREDVDRLLDMDDAVDLVMPRGSSEFVSYIQDNTQIPVLGHTEGVCHVFVDDAADLDVAEDVAFDAKVQYPAVCNAVETLLVHDAVADDFLPGMVERYEDAGVTLRGCERTRDIVDVDEVRDDDWDTEYGDLELSIRIVDDVYAAVDHANTHGSKHTESILTEDDDHAAVFMQGIDAASVFHNASTRFADGYRYGLGAEVGISTGKIHARGPVGLDGLTTYKYYLEGDGHLVATYSGEDATPFTHRDFDGDWTPGGSE; encoded by the coding sequence ATGCGTGAGAGCGAGCACGGCGAGAGCGAGACGCGGCGGCAGGTGGACGCGGCGGCGCGCGCCGCGCTCGACCTCGCGAACGTCGACGAGGCCGCGCGGAACGACGCGCTCCGGAGCATCGCGGCCGCGCTCCGCGAACACACGGACGAAATCCTCGACGCGAACCGCGAGGACGTCGCGGCCGCCGAGGAGCGACTGGAGCAGGGCGAGTACCCCGCGGCGCTCGTCGACCGCCTCCGCCTCGACGCGGGGAAGGTCGAGGACATCGCGGAGATGGTCGAGTCCGTCGCCGAGCAGGACGACCCGCTCGGGGACACGCTCGACGCCCGCGAACTCGACGACGGCCTCGACCTCTACAAGGTCTCCGTCCCTATCGGCGTCGTCGCGACGGTCTTCGAGTCGCGGCCGGACGCGCTCGTCCAGATCGCCGCGCTCGCCGCGAAGTCCGGGAACGCCGTCATCCTCAAAGGCGGGAGCGAGGCGAGCGAGTCGAACCGCGTCCTCTACGACCTCATCCGAGAGGCCACGAGCGATCTTCCCGGGGGTTGGGCGCAGCTCGTCGAGGCGCGCGAGGACGTCGACCGCCTCCTCGACATGGACGACGCCGTCGACCTCGTGATGCCGCGCGGCTCCAGCGAGTTCGTCTCCTACATCCAGGACAACACGCAGATTCCCGTGCTCGGCCACACCGAGGGCGTCTGCCACGTCTTCGTCGACGACGCCGCCGACCTCGACGTGGCCGAAGACGTCGCGTTCGACGCGAAAGTCCAGTACCCCGCCGTCTGCAACGCCGTCGAAACCCTCCTCGTCCACGACGCCGTCGCCGACGACTTCCTCCCTGGAATGGTCGAGCGCTACGAGGACGCCGGCGTCACCCTCCGCGGCTGCGAGCGCACTCGCGACATCGTCGACGTTGACGAAGTGCGAGACGACGACTGGGACACCGAGTACGGCGACCTCGAACTCAGCATCAGAATCGTCGACGACGTCTACGCCGCCGTCGACCACGCCAACACCCACGGCTCCAAGCACACCGAATCCATCCTCACCGAAGACGACGACCACGCCGCCGTCTTCATGCAGGGCATCGACGCCGCCAGCGTCTTCCACAACGCGTCGACCCGCTTCGCCGACGGCTACCGCTACGGCCTCGGCGCGGAAGTCGGCATCAGCACCGGGAAGATTCACGCCCGCGGCCCCGTCGGCCTCGACGGCCTCACCACCTACAAATACTACCTCGAGGGCGACGGCCACCTCGTCGCCACCTACTCGGGCGAGGACGCCACACCCTTCACCCACCGCGACTTCGACGGCGACTGGACGCCCGGCGGCAGCGAGTAG
- a CDS encoding HD domain-containing protein: MSGTHEYDPSEAHAYPDSRVNDVLDFLRGDDEITTLLEAQNVNPVVRKGYNDHGTKHIEIVRNRALRLYDLLKAGDVEFNGAADEGLDEADEPVIIALAATLHDIGHIVHRDDHSYYSIPLAADLLDRILPEFYDTANAVRVKAEVLHAILCHHTEETPLTTEAGVVRVADGLDMERGRSRIPYERGGRGINTLSSQAIEQVTLQDGDDTPVLVEITMRNAAGVYQVDNLLKEKLHDSRLERHIKIVALNTSGDENQLVERIEL; the protein is encoded by the coding sequence ATGAGCGGCACGCACGAGTACGACCCCAGCGAGGCGCACGCCTACCCCGACAGCCGCGTGAACGACGTCCTCGACTTCCTCCGCGGCGACGACGAAATCACCACGCTCCTCGAAGCGCAGAACGTCAACCCCGTCGTCCGCAAGGGCTACAACGACCACGGCACGAAACACATCGAAATCGTCCGGAACCGCGCCCTCCGACTCTACGACCTCCTCAAGGCCGGCGACGTCGAATTCAACGGCGCGGCCGACGAAGGCCTCGACGAAGCCGACGAACCCGTCATCATCGCGCTCGCCGCCACCCTCCACGACATCGGCCACATCGTCCACCGCGACGACCACTCCTACTACTCCATCCCCCTCGCCGCCGACCTCCTCGACCGCATCCTCCCCGAGTTCTACGACACCGCCAACGCCGTCCGCGTGAAAGCCGAAGTCCTCCACGCCATCCTCTGCCACCACACCGAGGAAACCCCGCTCACCACCGAAGCCGGCGTCGTCCGCGTCGCCGACGGCCTCGACATGGAACGCGGCCGCTCTCGCATCCCCTACGAACGCGGCGGCCGCGGCATCAACACCCTCTCCAGCCAGGCCATCGAACAAGTCACCCTCCAAGACGGCGACGACACCCCCGTCCTCGTCGAGATCACCATGCGGAACGCCGCCGGCGTCTACCAAGTCGACAACCTCCTCAAAGAGAAACTCCACGACTCCCGTCTCGAACGCCACATCAAAATCGTCGCCCTCAACACTAGCGGCGACGAGAACCAACTCGTCGAACGCATCGAGCTCTAA
- a CDS encoding Sec-independent protein translocase subunit TatA/TatB yields MFTTAPLFAGLPGGMELAVILLIAVLLFGANKIPKLARSTGQAMGEFQKGRQELEQEIDEMKDPDNADTEASSVDADADTTSKNE; encoded by the coding sequence ATGTTCACTACCGCACCACTGTTCGCCGGCCTCCCTGGGGGGATGGAGCTCGCCGTCATTCTCCTGATCGCCGTGTTGCTCTTCGGCGCGAATAAGATCCCGAAGCTCGCCCGCTCCACGGGGCAAGCCATGGGCGAGTTCCAGAAAGGCCGTCAGGAGCTCGAACAGGAGATTGACGAGATGAAGGACCCGGACAACGCCGACACCGAGGCGTCCAGCGTCGACGCCGACGCCGACACCACGTCGAAGAACGAGTAA
- a CDS encoding DUF7287 family protein, with amino-acid sequence MSRAQTTLDFAIGISVFLVAIALIFTFTPTLFTPFTGGGSAETVAADRAADQLAMETLADPDHPYLLDESATQSFFSGSAANARTVLAVDRGLNVTLARASGPLIASVGPKPSNTASVAVAVRVVSYDGKRADLEVRVW; translated from the coding sequence ATGTCCCGCGCACAGACGACCCTCGATTTCGCCATCGGAATCAGCGTCTTCCTCGTCGCTATCGCGCTCATCTTCACGTTCACGCCGACGCTCTTCACGCCGTTCACGGGCGGCGGGAGCGCGGAGACCGTCGCCGCCGACCGCGCCGCCGACCAGCTCGCGATGGAGACGCTCGCCGACCCCGACCACCCCTACCTGCTCGACGAGTCGGCGACGCAGTCGTTCTTTAGCGGGAGCGCGGCCAACGCGAGAACCGTGCTCGCCGTCGACCGTGGGCTGAACGTGACGCTGGCGCGCGCGAGCGGGCCGCTCATCGCGAGCGTGGGGCCGAAACCCTCGAACACGGCGTCGGTCGCGGTCGCGGTGCGCGTCGTCTCCTACGACGGGAAGCGCGCGGACCTGGAGGTGCGTGTCTGGTGA
- the proB gene encoding glutamate 5-kinase: MSEGVAADAVDDAAVERAREQAANADRVVVKAGTNSLTDDESRLDRGKLDKLVDDIMALRERGKDVLLVSSGAVGAGMGRIEAIEETTRAGRTLEEQQALSTVGQSHLMRHYTASFERYDQKIAQLLLTDHDLSNPERFTNLQNTVETLLDWGVVPVVNENDAVATEELHIGDNDMLSASLAVGVDVDLLVTLTDVDGVYTGNPKADPGVERIEAVRENYDAVQRYVAESTHEAFGGVQTKVEGARKTSEHGIPAVIAGSAEPDVLERVATGRPTGTLFVPTGDSDA, from the coding sequence ATGAGTGAGGGCGTCGCGGCGGACGCCGTCGACGACGCGGCCGTCGAGCGAGCGCGCGAGCAGGCCGCGAACGCCGACCGCGTCGTCGTCAAGGCCGGGACGAACTCCCTCACAGACGACGAATCCCGGCTCGACCGCGGAAAACTGGATAAGCTCGTCGACGACATCATGGCGCTCCGCGAGCGCGGCAAGGACGTCCTCCTCGTCTCCTCAGGGGCGGTCGGCGCGGGCATGGGCCGCATCGAGGCCATCGAGGAGACGACGCGCGCCGGCCGGACGCTCGAAGAGCAACAGGCGCTCTCGACCGTCGGGCAGAGCCACCTGATGCGTCACTACACGGCGAGCTTCGAGCGCTACGACCAGAAAATCGCCCAGCTCCTCCTCACCGACCACGACCTCTCGAACCCCGAGCGGTTCACGAACCTCCAGAACACCGTCGAGACGCTGCTCGACTGGGGCGTCGTCCCGGTCGTGAACGAGAACGACGCCGTCGCCACGGAAGAACTCCACATCGGCGACAACGACATGCTCTCCGCGTCGCTCGCGGTCGGCGTCGACGTCGACCTCCTCGTCACGCTCACGGACGTCGACGGCGTCTACACGGGGAACCCGAAGGCCGACCCCGGCGTCGAGCGCATCGAAGCGGTGCGAGAGAACTACGACGCCGTGCAGCGGTACGTCGCCGAGAGCACGCACGAGGCGTTCGGCGGCGTGCAGACGAAAGTCGAGGGCGCGCGGAAGACGAGCGAGCACGGCATTCCCGCCGTCATCGCCGGGTCCGCAGAGCCGGACGTGCTCGAACGCGTCGCCACCGGTAGACCTACGGGTACGCTCTTCGTTCCCACGGGTGATTCCGATGCGTGA
- a CDS encoding twin-arginine translocation signal domain-containing protein yields MNRRSFLGAVAAGGAAAAAGCSTSSGPDSSGAASDYPLPSVDESAVDGWAATGTQSSTFTFSAGPVTVEGYGRTRLYEDAALRETVRAETLGQFDRPLAMFFATRVSLEGYLNAAIEPMVVADRVAPRIRAKFEARGIRRVERTDTRSPTPDIDGAQHLAFDGVYPTPTIEREVEIPDVGTRTLELAGGLLPIHAFTSVWKPDRNALLLAGGAYPAADYAKRDTVSVSGDGVGDGVDVTASVSLDLETERTRTELVALAETVS; encoded by the coding sequence ATGAACCGACGTTCGTTCCTCGGCGCGGTGGCTGCGGGCGGGGCCGCGGCCGCCGCGGGGTGTTCGACGTCGAGCGGGCCTGACTCGTCGGGGGCAGCGTCCGACTATCCGCTGCCGTCGGTGGACGAGAGCGCCGTCGACGGGTGGGCGGCGACGGGGACGCAGTCGTCGACGTTCACGTTTTCGGCGGGCCCAGTCACAGTCGAGGGGTACGGCCGGACGCGGCTCTACGAGGACGCGGCGCTCCGCGAGACCGTTCGGGCGGAGACGCTCGGGCAGTTCGACCGGCCGCTGGCGATGTTCTTCGCGACTCGCGTGAGCCTCGAGGGCTACCTGAACGCGGCTATCGAGCCGATGGTGGTCGCGGACCGGGTCGCGCCGCGGATCCGCGCGAAGTTCGAAGCGCGCGGCATCCGGCGCGTCGAACGCACCGACACTCGGTCGCCGACCCCGGATATCGACGGCGCACAGCACCTCGCCTTCGACGGCGTCTACCCGACGCCGACTATCGAGCGCGAGGTCGAGATTCCCGACGTGGGAACGCGAACGCTCGAACTCGCCGGCGGCCTCCTCCCCATCCACGCGTTCACGTCGGTCTGGAAGCCCGACCGGAACGCGCTCCTGCTCGCCGGCGGCGCGTACCCCGCCGCCGACTACGCGAAACGCGACACCGTCTCCGTCAGCGGGGACGGCGTCGGCGACGGCGTCGACGTCACCGCCTCCGTCTCCCTCGACCTCGAAACCGAACGCACGCGGACGGAACTCGTCGCGCTCGCCGAAACCGTCTCCTAG